One Bacteroidota bacterium genomic region harbors:
- a CDS encoding abortive infection family protein, with amino-acid sequence MEDLISPKYQMKLVISVHDAILKEFKTAKEISYYINKWHKSEIDWNNNWENFVIAKKENTEIDLLETLHNIPASDLLKIAIDLGVDTPDFIPSIPTFRNELKSDFKTAYDTFTKAFKQIESDPSIAVGLANSALESIIKEILRDGRIKNKINGGETLHRLCLIILKEFNLINEEHPKEIKTIAGSLINICQTIEKLRSEKTDFHGKTDDDYLIKDPVYTYFIINAVTTVGLFLISYYKTKFPKLKREAEIKDDLPF; translated from the coding sequence ATGGAAGACTTGATTTCACCAAAATACCAAATGAAACTCGTTATAAGTGTTCACGATGCAATTTTGAAGGAGTTCAAAACTGCCAAAGAGATTTCTTATTATATAAATAAATGGCATAAATCAGAAATTGACTGGAACAATAACTGGGAAAATTTTGTTATTGCAAAAAAGGAGAATACAGAAATCGATCTTTTAGAAACACTTCATAATATTCCTGCCAGTGACCTGCTTAAAATTGCTATTGATCTTGGGGTTGACACACCGGATTTTATTCCTTCAATCCCTACATTTAGAAACGAACTGAAATCAGATTTTAAGACGGCTTATGATACATTTACTAAAGCATTCAAACAAATTGAGTCGGACCCAAGTATTGCAGTTGGTTTAGCAAATTCAGCTCTTGAAAGCATAATAAAGGAAATTCTCAGGGATGGTAGGATTAAAAACAAAATTAATGGCGGAGAAACGTTGCATCGACTATGTTTGATTATTCTTAAAGAATTTAATCTAATTAATGAAGAGCATCCAAAAGAAATTAAAACAATAGCCGGGTCCCTTATTAACATCTGCCAAACTATCGAGAAATTGAGAAGCGAGAAAACTGATTTTCACGGTAAGACTGACGATGATTATTTAATTAAAGATCCTGTTTACACATACTTCATTATCAATGCAGTCACCACGGTAGGACTATTTTTGATTTCATATTATAAAACGAAATTCCCAAAGCTAAAAAGGGAAGCTGAAATTAAGGATGATTTACCTTTCTAA
- a CDS encoding T9SS type A sorting domain-containing protein: MKVRLVAIFSFFFLIIFISVQPAELLGQNYFVKKIGQRNLRTTPANGGMFSIGRNALAYNFIIFWQDSLANLGWSQTFQSDSVVPELLIGTQNGGAIIGGKKSPFYPPSNLLFLLNLAQNGDTIWSKTFQSNSFEINPTGMFLSHSGEIIVTAYTNNHNGGLGFFKFDTLGNFISGKNFYSTGQYIQKGIWQTRDDGYLFSIGPKLIRLDSALQVVWTKIDVGGFPIELSNGNIVSVSEGSDSSGRKNRIVAKSVDQNGNNLWMSSYEKSVISFFGLGKVVPTNDGGFLFSYYDMDNLEFLWYLARVSANGQLEWTQTFFESPGPLFYEYTDLHSLAVLPDQSILFVCSRSYANYGIQFCFPDSATCGPCWCLPDPDFYDVTPIQLNQTNISISDSALQLSVFNTEYQLSPVIITNYEECSSVNINEKEYDENWSVSPNPILNSAHIKINIPTSEFKKLILVRSDGKILHSHNLVAPTTIDLEMTDFPPGIYLVSLSNDMHVSTKVIVVE; this comes from the coding sequence ATGAAGGTCAGGTTGGTTGCAATATTTTCATTTTTTTTTCTGATAATATTCATTTCCGTTCAACCAGCCGAATTATTAGGGCAAAATTACTTTGTAAAAAAAATTGGACAGCGAAATTTACGTACAACGCCTGCGAATGGTGGCATGTTTTCGATTGGAAGAAATGCATTAGCATACAATTTTATTATATTCTGGCAAGACTCACTTGCAAATCTTGGCTGGTCTCAAACTTTTCAGAGCGATAGTGTTGTTCCTGAACTCCTGATTGGCACTCAAAATGGTGGGGCTATTATCGGTGGAAAAAAATCTCCATTTTATCCTCCTTCCAATTTGTTGTTCCTTCTTAACCTGGCTCAAAACGGGGATACAATCTGGAGCAAGACATTTCAATCAAATTCATTCGAAATTAACCCAACGGGAATGTTCCTCTCGCATTCAGGGGAAATAATTGTAACAGCTTACACAAATAATCATAATGGTGGTTTGGGTTTTTTCAAATTCGACACCTTGGGTAATTTTATTTCAGGAAAAAACTTTTATTCAACCGGTCAGTATATTCAAAAAGGTATTTGGCAAACCAGAGATGATGGGTATTTGTTTTCCATTGGTCCGAAGTTGATTCGCCTGGACTCTGCACTTCAGGTTGTTTGGACAAAAATTGACGTGGGAGGTTTTCCTATCGAATTGTCGAATGGTAATATTGTTTCTGTTTCAGAAGGAAGCGATTCGTCCGGTAGGAAAAACAGGATTGTTGCAAAAAGTGTGGATCAAAATGGCAATAATCTCTGGATGAGCTCCTACGAAAAATCTGTTATCTCATTTTTTGGATTGGGAAAAGTAGTCCCGACAAATGATGGCGGTTTTCTGTTCTCGTATTATGATATGGATAATTTAGAATTCCTCTGGTACCTGGCCAGAGTTTCCGCGAATGGACAATTGGAATGGACGCAAACATTTTTTGAATCTCCCGGTCCTTTGTTTTACGAGTATACGGATCTTCACAGTCTTGCGGTATTACCGGATCAAAGTATATTATTTGTTTGTTCGAGAAGTTACGCTAATTATGGCATACAATTCTGTTTTCCGGATTCGGCTACTTGTGGTCCTTGTTGGTGTCTTCCCGATCCGGACTTTTACGATGTAACTCCAATTCAACTGAATCAAACTAATATTAGTATTTCCGACTCCGCTCTACAGCTGAGTGTTTTTAATACAGAATATCAATTGTCTCCGGTAATTATCACTAATTATGAAGAGTGTTCAAGCGTGAACATTAATGAAAAAGAATACGATGAAAATTGGTCTGTTTCGCCAAATCCGATCCTGAACTCAGCTCATATAAAAATAAATATACCGACATCCGAATTTAAAAAGCTCATTTTGGTTCGGTCTGATGGTAAAATTTTGCATTCACACAACCTGGTTGCTCCTACAACAATAGATTTAGAAATGACAGATTTTCCCCCGGGTATTTATCTTGTATCACTGTCAAATGATATGCATGTCAGCACAAAAGTAATTGTTGTTGAATAA
- a CDS encoding T9SS type A sorting domain-containing protein: MKALLSVLLVLIGGKCMYASDYYWVGGTGNWNDYALHWATTSGGAVFFTSAPGNGDDVYFDQNSFSSSADNVLITGSVRCHSFNFDNSAFAEIRSNDSTAFLNISGDYLISQPLNFSFTGTIRFTGNCSIRTSQCLLNSTLEFVNYGYTATILDTLHSEDNIIIHSGLSFYTQGNVLYFNSVNLPDNSSMGNYDIDFSNSIVYLRGEMHAFQAVGTIDFSASQFILSDMARMYLSVHTPLHVAKIIATRGVNQYPIIGVDEIDTIITSALLYLEEIYHVSYLGVTGVSGANLGLDFSPGYYFLVDFIDASQDSSSAFIIDNIEADLRVQKLISAQNLILNGINIQTGPYELIDSLFAEKSITIDGFTPSYLGDPSEFFAGYIEVLGDGNYSTIHCNLLKLSPGTTHTFQPNYLSQIIDSLVAYGSPGQEITIQTHTQGLADSLIMSKNFCGDYLNLRDIGIFGGASYFAGANSSDLGGNSGWNFAACFTAIQDAGEHIPLEIFPSMNSGKVFFSTTVDQVKVFNLNGELVFFRDMFNESELDVTSLSNDFYIIEAQESGFVKHEKIVLCKK, translated from the coding sequence ATGAAAGCTCTCCTTAGTGTATTACTCGTTCTGATTGGTGGTAAATGCATGTATGCTTCCGATTATTATTGGGTTGGTGGTACCGGAAACTGGAATGATTATGCACTGCATTGGGCCACGACTTCGGGTGGAGCTGTATTTTTTACTTCGGCTCCCGGGAATGGCGATGATGTTTATTTTGACCAGAACTCCTTTTCTTCATCTGCAGACAATGTATTGATAACAGGTAGCGTCCGTTGTCATTCTTTCAATTTTGACAATTCCGCTTTTGCAGAAATACGATCAAATGATTCTACAGCCTTCCTGAATATTTCCGGAGATTATTTAATTAGTCAGCCCTTAAACTTTTCTTTTACCGGGACAATAAGGTTTACCGGAAATTGCAGTATCAGAACGTCTCAATGTTTATTGAATTCAACTCTTGAGTTTGTAAATTATGGTTATACCGCAACCATACTGGACACACTGCATTCTGAAGACAATATTATCATTCATTCCGGATTGTCGTTTTATACTCAGGGTAATGTTCTTTATTTTAATAGTGTAAACCTTCCGGATAATTCCTCCATGGGTAATTATGACATCGATTTTTCGAATTCCATTGTTTACCTGAGAGGGGAGATGCATGCATTTCAAGCGGTTGGAACGATAGATTTTTCTGCAAGCCAATTCATTTTATCTGACATGGCAAGAATGTATTTGAGCGTGCATACACCATTACACGTTGCAAAAATTATTGCAACTCGAGGCGTGAATCAATATCCGATTATTGGCGTGGATGAAATTGACACAATCATTACATCTGCATTATTGTATCTGGAAGAGATCTACCACGTTTCATACCTCGGAGTTACCGGTGTATCGGGTGCAAATCTTGGACTAGATTTTAGCCCGGGATATTATTTTCTGGTGGATTTTATTGACGCCAGTCAGGATTCTTCATCGGCTTTTATCATAGATAACATAGAAGCTGATTTACGTGTACAGAAGCTCATCTCCGCTCAGAATCTTATACTAAATGGTATAAACATACAAACCGGACCTTATGAATTGATCGATTCTTTGTTTGCAGAAAAATCGATAACGATTGACGGCTTCACGCCATCGTATCTTGGTGATCCTTCTGAGTTTTTCGCAGGATACATTGAGGTTCTTGGTGATGGAAACTATTCTACAATACATTGCAATTTATTAAAACTAAGTCCGGGAACCACTCATACATTTCAACCGAATTATCTTTCACAGATTATAGATTCTTTGGTTGCCTATGGAAGTCCGGGTCAGGAAATAACCATTCAGACCCATACTCAGGGATTGGCCGATAGCCTGATCATGAGCAAAAACTTTTGCGGCGACTATCTGAATTTAAGAGATATCGGAATCTTTGGTGGAGCAAGTTATTTTGCAGGTGCCAACAGCTCTGATTTGGGTGGAAATTCAGGCTGGAATTTCGCAGCGTGCTTTACGGCTATTCAAGATGCCGGGGAACATATTCCTTTGGAAATATTTCCATCCATGAATTCCGGAAAAGTCTTTTTCAGTACAACAGTTGATCAGGTGAAAGTGTTTAACCTCAATGGAGAACTGGTTTTTTTCAGAGATATGTTTAATGAATCCGAGTTGGATGTCACATCTCTTTCCAATGACTTTTATATCATTGAAGCGCAGGAATCGGGGTTCGTTAAACATGAAAAAATTGTGCTTTGTAAGAAGTAA
- a CDS encoding T9SS type A sorting domain-containing protein, protein MKPFLSKGYKCIAFVLICVLSLIFNNAKAQWQQTNGPIGVGVNCMIQHDTVVVCGTHQGLYFSSDSGYIWQQYSQFENKNIQSIYTKGDTLIMLYSSGFVENEYYDSTFSVSSFNNGLTWTNPILISIYGYSPVTLHEAYGKVIALDVFHDPTVTYDYGLSWNLLQLPSGYNFVDLKFTGKNYMFLVMEDGNFNDFYFLSRLDTISYIRVDTANLVRGKCAIDSVVFGTDSTTPGYINIRKSIDYGQTWNTITTTNSHQNFFALTIDSAFCFNTSSSYLIFTTDFGATWDSVPENSNYSLLPSFLKYKYSVGLGNNNFLASDGSAFSIYNSANDSATLITNTIKGSSIISISSSDSAIYCMDYFILFETKNDGNSWDSFTNLSFYEAPQIIIGDTLFSTNFDVYRSYDGGHTWTTCIMPDMVFYMAKKGNRIFASSGWNTYYSDDFGDTWLSVHSPPQQTVCGYNNKGGSLCVYANHLFYADVLDGTIFRLDQNDHNWTHVFCLGFDPFRSYNDPIMLTLNNSVVVSSDVGIFYSNDTGATWTASACNGLPLSINGTKIYPTSIVARGSDWFAACGKAGVLYSYDSGDNWQPFAGPSPFIATGVTISHDQLFVSTLGRGVWTTSTPLSVMNLSDQNNYVQVYPNPASGLINISNLKSTDYPNILYVYDRQGRIVMRGSASPDQPINLSSLSPGIYFCRIINRANEIKVCRVVVE, encoded by the coding sequence ATGAAACCCTTCTTATCCAAAGGCTACAAGTGTATTGCATTTGTGTTGATCTGTGTTTTATCCCTTATTTTTAATAACGCGAAAGCTCAGTGGCAGCAAACAAACGGCCCTATTGGCGTAGGTGTAAATTGTATGATTCAGCATGATACAGTGGTTGTCTGCGGAACACATCAAGGATTGTACTTTAGTTCGGATAGTGGATATATCTGGCAGCAATATTCGCAATTTGAAAACAAGAATATTCAGTCAATCTATACAAAAGGTGACACACTCATAATGCTTTATAGCAGCGGTTTTGTAGAAAACGAATATTACGACTCCACGTTTAGTGTTTCAAGTTTTAATAATGGACTTACATGGACCAATCCAATACTGATAAGCATATATGGTTATTCTCCTGTCACTCTGCATGAAGCTTACGGTAAGGTCATTGCGTTGGATGTGTTTCATGACCCAACCGTAACGTATGATTATGGACTATCATGGAATCTTCTTCAATTGCCGTCGGGGTATAATTTTGTTGATTTAAAATTCACAGGTAAAAACTACATGTTTCTGGTAATGGAAGATGGGAATTTTAATGATTTCTATTTTCTTTCCAGGTTAGATACTATTTCATATATTAGGGTTGATACCGCAAACCTTGTAAGAGGGAAGTGTGCAATAGATTCTGTTGTATTTGGTACCGACTCTACTACTCCGGGTTATATAAATATCCGTAAAAGTATTGATTACGGCCAAACCTGGAATACAATTACAACAACCAATTCACATCAGAATTTTTTTGCCTTGACAATAGATTCTGCTTTCTGTTTCAACACTTCATCATCCTACTTAATATTTACGACAGATTTCGGAGCCACCTGGGATTCTGTACCGGAGAATTCGAATTATTCATTGCTCCCCAGTTTTCTAAAATATAAATATTCTGTTGGCCTTGGAAATAATAATTTTCTTGCATCTGACGGTAGTGCCTTCTCAATTTATAATTCTGCGAATGACTCAGCAACATTAATTACAAATACAATTAAAGGTTCATCAATAATAAGTATCTCTTCCAGCGACTCGGCAATTTACTGTATGGACTATTTTATTTTATTTGAAACAAAAAATGATGGAAATAGTTGGGACTCCTTTACAAATTTATCATTTTACGAAGCACCTCAAATAATTATCGGTGATACATTGTTTTCAACAAACTTCGATGTATACAGAAGTTATGATGGCGGCCATACATGGACAACATGTATAATGCCGGATATGGTTTTTTATATGGCAAAAAAAGGCAATAGAATATTCGCATCTTCCGGATGGAACACATATTACTCTGACGATTTTGGTGATACCTGGCTGTCGGTACATTCTCCACCACAACAAACCGTTTGTGGTTATAATAATAAGGGTGGAAGCTTATGTGTGTATGCCAATCATTTATTCTATGCAGATGTTTTGGATGGAACAATCTTCCGTCTTGATCAAAATGATCATAACTGGACACATGTCTTCTGTTTAGGCTTTGATCCGTTTAGGTCATACAATGACCCCATCATGCTTACCCTGAACAATTCAGTTGTGGTTTCAAGTGATGTAGGAATTTTTTACAGCAACGATACCGGAGCAACGTGGACGGCTTCTGCTTGTAACGGGCTCCCCCTGAGCATCAACGGGACCAAGATCTATCCAACTTCTATCGTTGCAAGGGGCAGCGACTGGTTTGCTGCATGCGGCAAAGCAGGAGTTTTGTATTCATACGATTCAGGAGATAACTGGCAGCCTTTTGCCGGTCCATCACCCTTTATTGCAACAGGCGTTACCATCTCGCACGATCAATTATTTGTTTCAACTCTTGGGAGAGGAGTATGGACAACCTCAACTCCACTGAGCGTTATGAATCTTTCTGATCAGAACAATTATGTTCAGGTATATCCGAATCCTGCATCAGGCCTCATAAATATCAGCAATTTAAAATCTACAGATTATCCGAATATCCTGTATGTTTATGATCGTCAGGGCCGGATAGTAATGCGCGGCTCTGCAAGCCCGGATCAACCAATAAATCTTTCATCACTTTCTCCTGGTATTTATTTTTGTAGGATAATCAATAGAGCGAATGAGATCAAAGTTTGTCGGGTTGTAGTGGAGTGA
- a CDS encoding transposase translates to MGRGLHYNIREDKTYFMTMTIVDWIDLFTRPNHKMLLVDALKYCQLNKGLNIFGWCLMPSHLHIIANTKIPIQLSDVVRDLKRFTSKALITQIKNEKESRREWLLNRFQYAAKIHPKNAEYKVWQDKNHAIELYTEKVTWQKLNYIHRNPVVDKIVYNEQDYLFSSARNYYGLPNVLEIDCLTPPVITTSSYNFFNP, encoded by the coding sequence ATGGGAAGAGGATTGCATTACAATATCCGTGAAGACAAAACCTATTTCATGACCATGACAATTGTTGATTGGATCGATTTATTTACGCGTCCCAATCACAAAATGTTATTGGTAGATGCTCTCAAATACTGTCAGCTTAACAAAGGATTAAACATTTTTGGCTGGTGTCTCATGCCGAGTCATCTGCACATCATTGCAAATACCAAAATTCCAATTCAACTGTCGGATGTTGTACGAGATCTGAAGCGTTTTACTTCGAAAGCACTAATCACCCAAATAAAAAATGAAAAGGAAAGCAGAAGAGAATGGCTGCTCAACCGCTTTCAATATGCCGCGAAAATTCATCCAAAGAATGCTGAATACAAAGTATGGCAGGATAAAAACCATGCGATTGAGCTTTATACAGAAAAGGTAACCTGGCAAAAACTAAATTACATCCACCGAAATCCGGTCGTGGATAAGATCGTCTATAATGAACAAGACTATTTGTTCAGCTCCGCAAGAAATTACTATGGTTTGCCAAATGTATTGGAAATCGACTGCCTGACTCCTCCGGTGATCACCACTTCAAGCTATAATTTCTTCAATCCCTGA
- a CDS encoding lipocalin family protein produces MTKTFSRRVLLASLLLISFLSLLFFMTIKTGLSQTLQTVPSVDLNKYAGKWYEIASYPQIFQKGCHCTTAEYTLSEKGYVIVENRCNKDSVNGKVSYIKGKAFVEEGSGNAKLKVQFFWPFRAKYWIIDLADDYSYAVVSHPNKKYLWILSRSPKMEEAVYLEILSRLKAKGFDLSMLQKTVQI; encoded by the coding sequence ATGACAAAAACATTTTCAAGGCGGGTACTGCTTGCATCTTTATTATTAATTTCATTTTTAAGTCTGTTATTTTTCATGACCATAAAAACCGGTTTATCACAAACACTGCAAACGGTCCCGAGCGTGGATTTAAACAAGTATGCAGGCAAATGGTATGAAATTGCTTCCTACCCTCAAATCTTTCAAAAAGGTTGTCATTGCACTACTGCTGAATATACGCTGAGTGAAAAGGGATATGTAATCGTCGAGAATCGTTGTAACAAAGACAGCGTGAATGGCAAGGTTTCTTACATCAAAGGAAAAGCGTTTGTTGAAGAAGGTTCGGGCAATGCAAAATTGAAAGTACAGTTTTTCTGGCCGTTCAGAGCCAAATACTGGATAATTGATTTGGCCGATGATTATAGCTATGCCGTAGTCAGTCACCCGAACAAAAAATATTTGTGGATTTTGTCGCGATCACCAAAGATGGAAGAAGCCGTTTACCTGGAAATTCTTTCCAGACTGAAGGCAAAAGGATTTGATTTATCGATGCTGCAGAAAACTGTGCAGATCTGA
- a CDS encoding T9SS type A sorting domain-containing protein yields MKINYSFRMIKIWQLVLLLFCFQSASSQVELRYLPGFGTSLYDINDSGNAVQRGGVYSFLNGSVTPIDTPATSLTGINNHGDLIGTLPIVINNTTLDQPGYKKNGVWYPMGYFPGATDQASVSNAQISENGEYITGQMSIDCCNSQAFLYNVPTSTIEEIADPANEYSAGYCVNNSGIIGGWYDPQPSGTMRVPAYMTTGSVIHSVPASLPTLSSSNQISSINNSNVMVGDRDNVPFIYDLATNTFTTYQVPTGYDLATFTSISDNGVAVGYCQITFPNIVRDAIIYHPSLGNEPVLLSAVLAAHGITNIPTTDGLLGTAIAISPDGNFICGWDNQFAMFASGWVVNFSDSLLSDCYVSCPQDINDVSLTGPKAINYSITTTCSAHPMASILLVSGLASGALFPIGTTVVVHNLVDTNGIVLNTCSFSVTLTDTYCDPSNPNNIVEPITLVNVADINNASSVSAVADYEDFTTITGNVEIDSSYTATFQGYTGGANTDFFRVYIDWDQDGFFNDLEEKYDMGSVTNSTGIDTIHARGTISVPSTALTGLTTMRVIKNYYDYTINSCMISSSMGQTEDYTLNVTSNPTGIPSYSSSGIQFYPNPVNAILNINSPSVVNSISICNVLGQEVLQSEMQTSFCQINVSSLPAGMYLVKISTDAKVITGKFIKR; encoded by the coding sequence ATGAAAATAAATTACTCCTTTCGAATGATTAAAATCTGGCAACTGGTTTTACTTTTATTCTGTTTTCAATCAGCTTCATCGCAGGTGGAGTTGAGATACCTTCCGGGTTTCGGAACCTCGCTGTATGATATTAATGATTCCGGAAATGCTGTTCAGCGAGGTGGGGTTTATTCTTTTTTAAACGGCTCAGTTACACCAATAGATACTCCCGCCACTTCTCTGACCGGGATTAATAACCACGGCGATCTGATCGGCACTTTGCCAATTGTTATTAATAATACAACTCTGGACCAACCGGGATACAAAAAAAATGGTGTCTGGTATCCAATGGGTTATTTTCCGGGTGCAACCGATCAGGCAAGCGTAAGTAACGCGCAGATTTCCGAAAATGGTGAATATATAACCGGACAAATGTCTATTGACTGTTGCAATAGTCAGGCGTTCTTGTACAATGTTCCCACAAGTACTATCGAAGAAATAGCGGATCCGGCAAATGAATACAGCGCCGGATACTGTGTAAATAATTCAGGCATCATTGGCGGCTGGTATGATCCGCAGCCTTCCGGTACAATGCGAGTTCCCGCTTATATGACAACCGGATCGGTGATTCATTCTGTTCCGGCATCATTGCCAACTTTATCAAGTTCCAATCAGATTAGTTCTATCAATAATTCGAATGTAATGGTGGGTGATCGCGATAATGTTCCTTTTATTTATGATCTGGCCACAAACACATTTACTACCTATCAGGTTCCGACAGGGTATGATCTCGCGACATTTACAAGCATTTCCGATAACGGTGTTGCAGTCGGCTATTGTCAGATTACTTTTCCGAACATCGTCCGTGATGCAATTATCTATCATCCTTCTCTCGGAAACGAACCTGTACTCCTGAGCGCTGTATTGGCTGCGCATGGTATCACGAATATCCCTACAACAGATGGTTTACTGGGAACTGCAATTGCAATTTCTCCGGATGGAAACTTTATTTGTGGCTGGGATAATCAGTTTGCAATGTTTGCCTCCGGATGGGTCGTTAATTTCAGCGATTCATTATTATCCGATTGCTATGTTTCCTGTCCGCAAGATATAAACGATGTAAGTCTCACCGGTCCAAAAGCAATCAATTATTCTATTACTACAACGTGTAGCGCTCATCCAATGGCAAGCATTTTATTGGTTTCAGGATTGGCTTCCGGCGCGCTGTTTCCAATTGGAACAACCGTAGTAGTTCACAATTTGGTCGACACAAACGGGATCGTTCTAAATACCTGTAGTTTTTCTGTAACATTAACAGATACGTATTGCGATCCTTCCAATCCGAATAATATCGTTGAACCAATTACACTTGTAAATGTCGCCGATATCAATAATGCATCTTCTGTGAGCGCCGTTGCCGACTACGAAGATTTTACAACAATCACCGGAAATGTTGAAATCGATTCCAGCTATACGGCGACATTCCAGGGATATACAGGCGGTGCTAACACCGATTTTTTCAGAGTGTATATTGACTGGGATCAGGATGGTTTTTTTAACGATCTCGAAGAAAAATACGACATGGGCAGCGTAACCAATTCTACAGGCATCGATACTATTCACGCAAGAGGAACAATCAGTGTGCCGTCAACCGCACTTACCGGATTAACAACGATGCGGGTAATAAAAAACTATTATGATTACACGATTAACTCGTGTATGATCAGTTCGTCCATGGGACAGACAGAAGATTACACACTGAATGTCACAAGTAATCCGACAGGCATTCCATCCTACAGCTCCTCCGGAATCCAATTCTATCCGAACCCGGTGAATGCTATTTTGAATATAAATTCACCTTCTGTCGTGAATTCAATTTCAATCTGCAATGTGCTTGGACAAGAAGTTCTTCAAAGTGAAATGCAGACATCTTTCTGCCAAATAAATGTCTCGTCTCTTCCGGCTGGAATGTATCTTGTAAAAATAAGTACAGATGCTAAGGTGATAACAGGTAAGTTTATCAAACGATAA
- a CDS encoding DUF4386 domain-containing protein → MISNKSLARIAGFCYLVVIATGLFSEVFVRQTLTVSNDALTTAHNIQTNEMLFRWGFVADLINFVVGIPTILIIYHFFKKSNKILLQIALSLVIIQTAIIAVNLLNQITPLLLLANDTYLNTFQQSQLATLSLLSLNIQSQGYAIGLVFFGFYCILMGFVIYKTNAMPRVIGVLYAIAGLCYLINSFTMFLSKGFANPIFVYLAIPIFIGELSVCLWLLIKGIDTTKLENSR, encoded by the coding sequence ATGATTTCAAATAAAAGTTTAGCACGAATTGCAGGCTTTTGCTATCTAGTTGTAATAGCTACAGGATTATTTTCTGAGGTTTTTGTTAGACAAACATTAACAGTGTCAAACGATGCTTTGACTACCGCTCATAACATTCAAACCAATGAAATGCTTTTTCGTTGGGGTTTTGTTGCTGACCTGATCAATTTTGTAGTTGGCATACCCACAATATTGATCATTTATCACTTTTTCAAAAAGTCAAATAAGATTCTACTTCAAATTGCTTTGTCATTAGTTATTATTCAAACGGCAATTATTGCAGTCAATCTATTAAATCAAATTACTCCATTGTTGCTATTAGCTAATGACACTTACTTAAATACTTTTCAACAAAGCCAATTAGCAACACTTTCCCTTTTGTCATTAAACATTCAATCACAAGGTTATGCAATTGGTTTAGTATTCTTTGGATTTTATTGCATTTTAATGGGATTTGTGATTTACAAAACTAATGCGATGCCGAGAGTTATTGGCGTATTATATGCAATAGCGGGACTATGCTACTTGATAAATAGCTTTACAATGTTTCTCTCAAAGGGATTTGCAAATCCGATTTTCGTCTACCTTGCAATTCCAATTTTTATAGGGGAACTGTCTGTTTGTTTATGGTTGCTAATAAAAGGTATTGACACGACAAAATTAGAAAACAGCAGATGA